One Clostridium estertheticum DNA segment encodes these proteins:
- a CDS encoding amino acid ABC transporter permease gives MDFSFLSEYYMFFINGAKFTLIIAFFSVFLGVIGGTIFALMKISKSVILNMIASTYIEIIRGTPVLVQLYIIFYGLPYAGVQLPDMVAGIIALSINSSAYVAEIIRGGINSIDKGQMEAARSLGMSYNMAMINIIIPQAIKTIIPVLGNEFIVIIKESSIVSIIGIHELSYNADTVRGNIFKPFEPLLVSAFIYFAMTFTLSKFMKRVEERLKISD, from the coding sequence ATGGATTTTTCATTTTTGAGTGAATACTACATGTTTTTTATAAATGGTGCTAAATTTACCTTAATAATTGCATTTTTTTCTGTATTTTTAGGAGTTATAGGTGGAACTATTTTTGCACTAATGAAAATATCTAAAAGTGTAATTTTAAACATGATAGCATCAACATATATTGAGATTATAAGAGGAACACCGGTTTTAGTGCAGTTATATATTATTTTTTATGGCTTGCCCTATGCTGGAGTACAATTGCCAGATATGGTAGCAGGAATTATCGCTCTTTCTATAAATAGTTCCGCTTATGTAGCAGAAATTATTCGTGGAGGAATAAATTCTATTGATAAGGGACAAATGGAAGCGGCTAGGTCGCTAGGTATGTCTTATAACATGGCTATGATAAATATAATAATTCCACAAGCGATTAAGACTATAATACCAGTGCTAGGAAATGAATTTATAGTGATTATTAAGGAATCTTCTATAGTTTCCATAATAGGAATTCATGAGTTATCTTATAATGCAGATACGGTAAGAGGGAACATATTCAAGCCTTTTGAGCCATTACTAGTTTCAGCTTTTATATATTTTGCTATGACATTTACACTTTCAAAATTTATGAAACGTGTGGAAGAGAGGTTGAAAATTAGTGATTAA
- a CDS encoding ABC transporter substrate-binding protein, whose amino-acid sequence MKKKVVGFLCLAMSMTLLFSGCGKGASGGAGKDLKASEVLAAANPEKLPQTAGNRKDTLIIGFTAPEGKFNPIYTSSVDDSYVTSLVFEGLMSNDVQGNPIGKVAKKWKISEDNKTYTFTLNKGIKFSNGEELTARDVEFTFTSICDPKYDGPRSDAVDKLVGYKEYNKGDAKTVQGIKVIDDYTISFTLTDVKAPALISDFGYGIMCKSYYTFEKGNIDKLKESFLKPMGSGPYLFKDYKAGQEADFEKNPTYWKGEAKINKVILKVTNAQTNIQSLSAGEVDIDRIGAAPENIQMLQTAGFIEMQLYPDNGYGFIGLNLKDEKFKDVKVRQALTYGLNRKGFIDARYKGYAEVCNAPVSQVSWAYTDDINKYEFNPGKANQLLEEAGWLKKDDGFRYKDGKKFEIHWMTYQGSKYVEMLIPIVKDNWKAIGIDVIPELMEFNTLCTKVFDEQKFEMYNMSWALSIDPDPSGLFSAKQAELGGYNPGSWINAESEKLMADALKTTDTKERKKLYQAWLKLFTEQAPYVLLDQSKMMWAVSSRVKGISISPYIDFTYQIAEAELIQPKAK is encoded by the coding sequence TTGAAAAAGAAAGTTGTTGGATTTTTGTGTTTGGCTATGTCAATGACTCTATTGTTTTCAGGTTGTGGGAAAGGTGCTAGTGGGGGAGCAGGAAAGGATTTAAAAGCATCAGAAGTTTTAGCTGCTGCAAATCCAGAAAAATTGCCACAAACAGCGGGAAACAGAAAAGATACTTTAATTATTGGGTTTACAGCACCAGAAGGGAAATTTAATCCTATATATACAAGCTCAGTAGATGATAGTTATGTTACTAGCTTAGTGTTTGAGGGGTTAATGTCTAATGATGTGCAAGGAAATCCTATAGGGAAAGTAGCTAAGAAATGGAAGATTTCAGAGGATAATAAAACCTATACTTTCACTTTAAACAAAGGCATTAAATTTAGCAATGGAGAAGAATTAACTGCGAGAGATGTGGAATTTACTTTTACCTCTATTTGTGACCCGAAGTATGACGGACCAAGATCAGATGCAGTAGATAAATTGGTTGGATACAAGGAATATAATAAAGGCGATGCTAAAACTGTTCAAGGCATAAAGGTTATAGATGACTATACAATCTCCTTTACATTAACAGATGTTAAAGCACCGGCTCTAATTTCTGATTTTGGTTATGGAATTATGTGTAAGAGCTATTACACATTTGAAAAGGGTAATATAGATAAATTAAAAGAATCATTTTTAAAACCAATGGGTAGTGGTCCATATCTTTTTAAAGATTATAAGGCAGGTCAAGAAGCTGATTTTGAGAAAAATCCTACTTATTGGAAGGGTGAGGCTAAGATTAACAAAGTAATACTAAAAGTTACTAATGCCCAGACTAATATTCAATCACTATCCGCTGGTGAAGTAGATATTGATAGAATTGGAGCTGCACCAGAGAATATTCAAATGCTTCAGACTGCAGGCTTTATAGAAATGCAACTTTACCCAGACAATGGATATGGGTTTATAGGTTTAAACCTTAAAGATGAAAAATTTAAAGATGTGAAAGTACGTCAAGCACTTACTTATGGGTTAAATAGAAAAGGGTTTATAGACGCTAGATATAAAGGTTATGCTGAGGTTTGTAATGCACCAGTGTCCCAGGTTTCTTGGGCATATACTGATGATATAAATAAATATGAATTTAACCCTGGAAAAGCAAATCAATTGTTAGAAGAAGCAGGTTGGCTTAAAAAGGATGATGGCTTTAGATATAAGGATGGTAAAAAGTTCGAAATTCATTGGATGACTTATCAAGGAAGTAAATATGTTGAAATGTTAATTCCAATAGTAAAAGATAATTGGAAGGCTATAGGAATAGATGTTATTCCTGAATTAATGGAATTCAACACTCTATGTACAAAGGTTTTTGATGAGCAAAAATTTGAAATGTATAATATGTCTTGGGCTTTAAGTATTGACCCGGATCCATCAGGATTATTCTCAGCTAAACAAGCAGAGCTAGGTGGATACAATCCAGGAAGTTGGATAAATGCAGAAAGTGAAAAATTGATGGCAGATGCTCTTAAGACTACGGATACAAAAGAAAGAAAGAAACTATATCAAGCTTGGTTAAAACTTTTCACAGAGCAGGCTCCATATGTTTTGTTAGATCAAAGTAAAATGATGTGGGCAGTAAGTTCAAGAGTTAAAGGTATAAGTATCTCTCCATATATTGATTTTACTTATCAAATTGCAGAAGCAGAATTAATCCAGCCTAAGGCTAAATAA
- the pheS gene encoding phenylalanine--tRNA ligase subunit alpha: MKEKLEAIKAAALQELKEAVSKTELENIRVKYLGKKGELTQILRGMGQLSNEERPIVGKLANEVREDIETLITKASDQLKNHEVETRLKSEIIDISMPGKKQTVGKRHPLDLTLEKVNDIFLSMGFAIEEGPEVERDYYNFEALNIPKNHPARGEQDTFYINDSIVLRTQTSPVQIRTMEIQKPPIKMISPGKVYRSDAVDATHSPIFYQIEGLIVDKGITFADLKGTLELFTKKMFGDKMEMKFRPHHFPFTEPSAEMDATCFVCNGKGCKVCKGSGWIELLGCGMVHPDVLRNCGIDPEVYSGFAFGFGLDRITMLKYGIDDIRALYESDMRFLKQF, translated from the coding sequence ATGAAGGAAAAGTTAGAAGCCATAAAAGCTGCAGCACTGCAAGAATTAAAAGAAGCTGTAAGTAAAACAGAATTAGAAAATATTAGAGTTAAGTATTTAGGTAAGAAAGGTGAACTTACACAAATATTAAGGGGTATGGGACAGCTATCAAATGAAGAAAGACCAATTGTTGGTAAGCTAGCAAATGAAGTTCGCGAGGACATAGAAACACTTATAACTAAAGCCTCAGATCAATTAAAAAACCATGAGGTAGAAACAAGACTGAAAAGTGAAATTATAGATATATCTATGCCAGGGAAAAAACAAACAGTAGGTAAAAGACATCCATTAGATTTAACACTTGAAAAAGTTAATGATATATTTTTATCTATGGGATTCGCTATTGAAGAGGGCCCTGAAGTAGAGAGGGATTATTATAATTTCGAGGCCTTAAACATACCTAAAAATCATCCAGCAAGAGGTGAACAAGATACCTTTTATATAAATGATAGTATAGTCTTAAGAACTCAAACCTCGCCAGTACAAATAAGAACAATGGAAATCCAGAAACCGCCTATAAAAATGATTTCTCCAGGTAAAGTTTATAGATCTGACGCAGTAGATGCTACTCATTCACCAATATTTTATCAAATTGAGGGACTTATAGTAGATAAGGGTATTACTTTTGCGGATTTAAAAGGAACCCTAGAGCTATTTACCAAAAAGATGTTTGGCGATAAAATGGAAATGAAGTTTAGACCGCATCATTTCCCATTTACAGAACCATCAGCAGAGATGGATGCTACTTGTTTTGTGTGTAATGGGAAAGGATGTAAGGTTTGCAAAGGTAGTGGCTGGATAGAACTTTTGGGTTGTGGAATGGTTCATCCTGACGTATTAAGAAATTGTGGAATTGACCCAGAAGTTTATAGCGGATTTGCTTTCGGATTTGGTCTTGATAGAATCACTATGTTAAAATACGGAATAGATGATATTAGAGCACTATATGAAAGTGATATGAGATTTTTAAAACAATTCTAA
- the pheT gene encoding phenylalanine--tRNA ligase subunit beta, which produces MKVPVKWLKDYVDIDISPKDLGDKLTMSGSKVEEIIISGAEIENVVTGKIIEIVKHPDADSLVVCQVNIGLEGPIQIVTAATNMKEQDIIPVALHGSSLHGGLKIKKGKLRGIMSNGMFCSEEELGIAGDEPIHGLMILPGDTPIGKDIKEVLKLQSVLIDFEITSNRPDCLSVLGIARETAATLGSEYRKPALDYSATCAENVEDTYKVNIKDELCRRYMLKGIRNVKIEPSPQWMQERLIEAELRPINNIVDITNFVMLELGQPMHAFDARQIITNNIVVERANPNEKFITLDEVERELDDSILNIKDGDRTIGLAGIMGGLNSEIKDDSTSIIFESANFDGVNIRLASKKLSLRTDASSKFEKDLDPNMVQMAMDRACHLIQELGAGEIMEGCIDVYPKILKPHTLEVDSNWINYFLGTDISKGEMKKYLDRLELATEILGELLVIKVPTNRSDINIREDIAEEIARIYGYDNIPSTVPNCATSKSGKSEKQKLEDKVVLALISSALNQSISYSFVSPKIFNKILVPEDSQLRKVVTIKNPLGEDYSIMRTTTIASMMECLGRNYSRNNEEARLFEIGKVYIPNEDLEKLPEERNILTIGMYGNVDYLDLKGVVENVIDSLGIKNISFKRESENPTYHPGKTSNLYVKRELIGVVGEIHPTVSQNYEVEQRCYIAELNLDILYKHADLNKKYSALPKFPAVTRDIALIVDDEILVQDIEDVIVKQGGNILESTKLFDVYKGKQIAEGKKSIAYAIVYRREDKTLTDEEVNKVHEKILRSLEHKLGAQLR; this is translated from the coding sequence ATGAAAGTTCCAGTTAAATGGCTTAAAGATTATGTTGATATAGATATTTCACCAAAGGACCTGGGCGACAAACTAACTATGTCTGGTTCAAAAGTTGAAGAAATTATTATATCCGGCGCTGAAATTGAAAATGTTGTTACAGGTAAAATAATAGAAATAGTAAAACATCCTGATGCTGACTCATTAGTTGTATGTCAAGTAAATATAGGACTAGAAGGTCCAATACAAATTGTTACAGCAGCTACTAATATGAAAGAGCAAGATATTATACCAGTAGCACTTCATGGATCAAGTTTGCATGGAGGATTAAAAATAAAAAAAGGGAAGCTTCGTGGTATAATGTCAAATGGTATGTTCTGTTCTGAGGAAGAATTAGGAATTGCAGGGGATGAACCTATTCATGGACTAATGATACTTCCAGGAGATACACCTATTGGAAAAGACATAAAAGAAGTTTTAAAGCTTCAAAGTGTCTTAATAGATTTTGAAATAACTTCAAATAGACCAGATTGCTTAAGTGTTCTAGGCATAGCTAGAGAAACAGCTGCAACTTTAGGCAGTGAATATAGAAAACCTGCCCTTGATTATAGTGCTACTTGCGCTGAGAATGTGGAAGATACTTATAAGGTTAATATTAAAGATGAACTTTGCAGAAGATACATGTTAAAGGGTATAAGAAATGTTAAAATAGAGCCGTCTCCACAATGGATGCAAGAAAGGCTTATAGAAGCAGAGCTTAGACCTATAAATAACATAGTGGATATCACAAACTTTGTAATGCTCGAGCTTGGTCAACCTATGCACGCATTTGATGCTAGGCAAATTATTACTAATAATATAGTTGTTGAAAGAGCTAACCCTAACGAAAAATTTATTACATTGGATGAGGTAGAAAGAGAATTAGATGATAGTATTTTAAATATTAAAGATGGAGATAGAACTATAGGTCTTGCAGGTATAATGGGAGGCTTAAATTCAGAAATTAAAGATGATAGCACAAGTATAATATTTGAGAGTGCAAACTTTGATGGAGTAAATATAAGACTCGCTTCTAAAAAATTATCGTTAAGAACTGATGCATCCTCGAAATTTGAAAAAGATTTAGACCCTAATATGGTCCAAATGGCTATGGATAGAGCTTGCCATTTAATACAAGAATTAGGTGCGGGTGAAATAATGGAAGGATGTATAGATGTATATCCAAAAATTTTAAAACCTCATACTTTAGAAGTAGATTCAAATTGGATTAATTACTTTTTAGGAACTGATATATCAAAAGGTGAAATGAAAAAATACCTTGATAGATTGGAGCTCGCCACAGAAATATTAGGTGAATTACTAGTTATAAAGGTACCTACAAATAGATCTGATATTAATATCAGAGAAGACATCGCCGAAGAAATAGCTAGAATATATGGCTATGATAATATACCATCAACTGTACCTAATTGTGCAACTTCCAAAAGTGGAAAAAGTGAAAAGCAAAAATTAGAGGATAAGGTAGTACTTGCTTTAATCAGTAGTGCACTTAATCAATCCATAAGCTATTCCTTTGTAAGTCCTAAAATATTTAATAAAATTTTAGTGCCAGAAGATAGTCAGCTTAGAAAAGTAGTTACTATAAAAAATCCACTAGGAGAAGATTATAGTATAATGAGGACTACAACCATAGCATCTATGATGGAATGTTTAGGTCGGAATTATTCAAGAAATAATGAAGAAGCTAGATTATTCGAAATAGGCAAAGTATATATACCAAATGAAGATTTAGAAAAACTTCCAGAAGAGAGAAATATATTAACTATTGGAATGTATGGAAATGTTGATTATTTGGATTTAAAAGGTGTAGTGGAAAATGTAATAGATAGTTTAGGAATAAAAAACATCTCATTCAAAAGGGAAAGTGAGAATCCGACTTATCACCCTGGAAAAACCTCGAATTTATATGTAAAGAGAGAACTTATAGGTGTGGTTGGAGAAATTCATCCTACCGTTTCACAGAACTATGAAGTGGAACAAAGATGTTATATAGCGGAATTAAACCTAGATATTCTATATAAACATGCGGATTTAAATAAAAAATATAGTGCACTGCCAAAATTCCCTGCTGTAACAAGAGATATTGCACTTATAGTTGATGATGAAATTCTAGTTCAAGATATTGAAGATGTAATTGTAAAACAAGGTGGAAATATTTTAGAAAGCACTAAGTTATTTGATGTGTATAAGGGCAAGCAAATAGCTGAAGGCAAGAAGAGCATAGCTTACGCTATAGTATATAGACGTGAAGATAAGACTTTAACAGATGAAGAAGTAAACAAAGTACACGAAAAAATATTAAGATCGCTAGAACATAAACTAGGTGCGCAGCTTAGATAA
- a CDS encoding S41 family peptidase → MKKQSFINIKKFQKVLSIFLILLFLNPIYAKVLAQPTVLQEGKDIIKSNYVNTVSDYVLNAPDLTEMVKRLNDPYSDYFTKKEYAEFVDSINNTFSGIGIGIDLVPEGIRISRVIENSPALGAGLVVGDLIVQVDNNSLVGISSTEEAIKFIKGVVGTYVKIVVKRGTEVLNFNIQRREIKSPTVSSEMLAGKAAYISILSFGEDTGALFSQALEKMDDLGANSYIIDLRYNGGGYLGTALDIAGHFIGNVPGIIIEDKLGEKIKYLAEDHGKIMDKPIIFLINEYSASASEILAAAVKDYDKATFIGTTTYGKGVAQQLFPLSDGSYLKLTVEKFYSPYGNIIHKRGVSPDFEVAADGVDSLKVANLLLSSTSVPKDKSGYMRIDLDGKEFYINLKMARSDEYWTEFNYILSKNSSYNAYRGSNVGWQKITSEELSNKIYQGFSNYKILTDLKKDINVDKHFTINFNMPIDYDSIKSQGIELMEESTGKRIPIKLDVDNKSVIVTPNEQLKKGQTYYLIVNDSILDAKGKSIKQGVVIKYIVP, encoded by the coding sequence ATGAAAAAGCAATCATTTATAAATATTAAAAAATTTCAAAAGGTATTAAGTATATTCCTAATATTATTATTTTTAAATCCTATATATGCAAAGGTACTAGCTCAGCCTACTGTACTGCAAGAAGGTAAAGATATCATAAAAAGTAACTATGTAAACACAGTGTCAGATTACGTATTAAATGCACCGGATTTAACTGAAATGGTGAAGAGACTTAATGATCCCTATTCCGATTATTTTACAAAGAAGGAGTATGCAGAATTTGTAGATAGTATAAATAATACATTTAGTGGAATAGGTATTGGAATTGACCTAGTGCCTGAAGGAATAAGGATATCTAGGGTTATCGAGAATTCTCCAGCACTAGGTGCGGGACTTGTGGTAGGAGATCTTATTGTACAAGTGGATAACAATAGTTTAGTTGGAATTTCCTCTACTGAGGAAGCCATAAAATTTATAAAAGGCGTTGTAGGTACTTATGTGAAAATTGTAGTTAAAAGAGGCACAGAAGTACTTAATTTCAATATTCAGCGCAGAGAAATAAAGTCACCAACAGTAAGTAGCGAAATGCTAGCAGGTAAGGCAGCGTACATATCTATCCTGTCTTTTGGGGAGGATACTGGTGCTTTATTTTCGCAAGCCTTAGAGAAAATGGATGATTTGGGAGCTAATAGCTACATTATAGACCTGAGGTATAATGGTGGGGGATATTTGGGGACAGCACTAGATATAGCAGGCCATTTTATTGGCAATGTTCCAGGGATTATTATAGAGGATAAACTTGGAGAAAAAATTAAATATTTAGCTGAAGATCATGGAAAAATTATGGACAAGCCAATAATTTTTTTAATAAATGAATATTCTGCTAGTGCATCTGAGATATTAGCAGCTGCTGTTAAGGATTATGACAAGGCAACTTTTATAGGCACAACAACCTATGGAAAAGGTGTTGCTCAGCAACTCTTCCCATTGTCTGATGGTAGCTATCTTAAGCTTACTGTGGAAAAATTTTACTCTCCTTATGGAAATATAATTCACAAGAGGGGGGTGTCTCCAGATTTTGAAGTAGCGGCTGATGGGGTGGATTCTTTGAAGGTAGCAAATTTACTTCTAAGTAGTACAAGTGTGCCTAAAGACAAAAGTGGCTATATGAGGATTGATTTGGATGGCAAAGAATTTTATATTAACCTTAAAATGGCTAGAAGTGATGAATATTGGACTGAATTTAATTACATACTAAGCAAAAATTCATCTTATAATGCTTATCGTGGAAGTAATGTAGGTTGGCAAAAAATCACAAGTGAAGAGCTAAGCAATAAAATTTATCAGGGCTTTTCTAATTATAAAATATTAACTGACTTAAAAAAAGACATAAATGTAGATAAACATTTTACCATCAATTTTAATATGCCTATAGATTACGATAGTATAAAGTCGCAAGGAATTGAACTTATGGAAGAGAGTACAGGAAAAAGAATTCCAATAAAATTAGATGTTGATAATAAATCCGTAATAGTAACGCCAAATGAACAGCTAAAAAAAGGACAAACCTATTACTTAATAGTCAATGATAGTATATTGGATGCAAAGGGAAAAAGCATTAAGCAAGGTGTTGTAATTAAATATATAGTGCCATAA
- a CDS encoding TrmH family RNA methyltransferase: MEQIQSKDNLLIKDIRKLKEKKYRISSNMFLVEGFRFVQEAIDSDFEVMNIFVSESGGPKYENSSLKNRLQSNTKVYSISDSLFKSICDTEHPQGIMAVVCNKSVEIKYDQGFYILADKIQDPGNMGTIIRTAHAAGALGVLITKGTVDIYNEKTLRATMGSIFKIPILYDNDLSLVKKLRNSGFKLVASSLDTDKNFYEVDLKEKVIISVGNEGNGISDEVYELCDLKIKIPMPGGAESLNVAVAASIMMYEVVRQKNK, from the coding sequence TTGGAACAAATTCAGAGTAAAGATAATTTATTGATTAAAGATATTAGAAAGTTAAAGGAAAAGAAATATAGAATAAGCAGTAATATGTTTTTAGTTGAGGGTTTTAGATTTGTGCAGGAAGCAATAGACTCCGATTTTGAAGTGATGAATATTTTTGTAAGTGAAAGCGGAGGCCCAAAATATGAAAACTCTTCTTTGAAAAACAGGCTACAAAGTAATACTAAAGTTTATAGTATTAGTGATAGTTTATTTAAAAGCATTTGTGATACAGAGCATCCACAAGGTATTATGGCTGTTGTTTGCAACAAATCCGTGGAGATTAAATATGACCAGGGGTTCTATATTCTTGCTGATAAAATTCAAGATCCTGGTAATATGGGAACTATAATTAGAACTGCTCATGCGGCTGGGGCATTAGGGGTTTTAATTACAAAAGGCACTGTGGATATCTATAATGAGAAAACTTTAAGGGCAACCATGGGCTCTATTTTTAAAATACCTATTCTTTATGATAATGATTTATCATTGGTGAAAAAACTTAGAAATAGTGGTTTTAAACTAGTTGCTAGCTCACTCGATACTGATAAAAACTTTTATGAGGTAGATTTAAAAGAAAAAGTTATTATATCAGTTGGAAATGAAGGAAATGGAATTAGTGATGAAGTTTATGAACTGTGTGATTTGAAAATTAAAATTCCTATGCCTGGTGGTGCAGAATCTTTAAATGTAGCAGTTGCTGCATCAATTATGATGTATGAAGTAGTGAGACAAAAAAATAAATAG
- a CDS encoding amino acid ABC transporter ATP-binding protein: MIKVCNLKKSFGKLEVLKSIDIHVEKGEVVVVIGPSGSGKSTFLRCLNLLEQPTSGEIYFQEVSIISKHNNIDIQRQKMGMVFQGFNLFPHMTILDNIAFSPIKVKKLSKQSAEKLAFELLEKVGLRDKANSYPAQLSGGQKQRIAIVRALAMKPDVMLFDEPTSSLDPEMVGEVLEVMKGLAEDGMTMVVVTHEMGFAKEVGSRVLFMDNGYIVEDGTPEEVFNNPTNNRTKEFLAKIL; encoded by the coding sequence GTGATTAAAGTTTGTAACTTAAAGAAAAGTTTTGGAAAATTGGAAGTACTTAAGAGTATTGATATTCATGTAGAAAAAGGAGAAGTTGTGGTAGTTATTGGGCCAAGTGGTTCAGGAAAAAGCACTTTTTTAAGATGCTTAAATTTGCTTGAACAACCAACTTCTGGTGAAATATATTTTCAAGAGGTTTCAATAATAAGTAAACATAATAATATTGATATTCAAAGACAAAAGATGGGTATGGTTTTTCAGGGGTTTAATCTCTTTCCGCACATGACAATTTTAGATAACATAGCTTTTTCACCTATTAAGGTTAAAAAACTTTCAAAACAAAGTGCAGAGAAATTAGCTTTTGAACTACTTGAAAAAGTTGGCCTTCGAGATAAGGCGAATAGTTACCCAGCCCAATTATCAGGAGGACAAAAACAAAGAATAGCAATTGTTAGAGCACTTGCTATGAAGCCAGATGTTATGCTATTTGATGAGCCTACCTCTTCTCTAGATCCTGAAATGGTAGGAGAAGTTCTCGAGGTAATGAAGGGACTAGCTGAGGATGGTATGACTATGGTGGTTGTAACTCATGAAATGGGCTTTGCTAAAGAAGTAGGAAGTAGAGTGTTATTTATGGACAATGGATATATTGTAGAAGATGGAACACCAGAGGAAGTTTTTAATAACCCTACCAATAATCGAACAAAAGAATTCTTAGCGAAAATTTTATAA
- a CDS encoding transporter substrate-binding domain-containing protein: MKNINSKKIISMIITILMAFSLSGCAQGKASAGLSKVDKIKEQGKIVIGTSADYPPYEFHKSIQGKDTIVGFDIEIAKEVAKDLGVKLEIKDMKFDGLLAALETGNIDFVAAGMTPTEDRKKNVDFSTIYYTAVQCVVIRAEDEGAIKSLGDLKGKKVGVQKGAVQEQLAKVQLTTSDIKPLGKVSDLMLSLSTKKVDAVIVELPVAKAYVKQNSSLALSKIQLKTGEEGSAVAVKKGNEDLVSSINTTITKLIKNKAIDKLVTDANSITE, from the coding sequence ATGAAGAATATTAATAGTAAAAAGATAATTAGTATGATAATAACGATTTTAATGGCCTTTAGTTTGTCTGGGTGCGCACAGGGAAAAGCATCTGCTGGACTTTCAAAGGTGGACAAGATAAAAGAGCAGGGGAAAATAGTAATTGGTACAAGTGCAGATTATCCACCCTATGAATTTCATAAATCAATTCAAGGTAAGGACACAATTGTGGGGTTTGATATAGAAATAGCAAAAGAAGTAGCAAAGGATTTAGGCGTAAAGCTTGAAATAAAGGATATGAAGTTTGATGGCCTACTGGCTGCCTTAGAAACAGGAAACATAGATTTTGTTGCAGCAGGGATGACGCCTACAGAAGATAGAAAAAAGAATGTGGATTTCTCTACGATTTATTATACAGCTGTTCAATGTGTTGTTATAAGAGCTGAAGATGAAGGTGCAATTAAATCATTAGGAGATTTAAAGGGTAAAAAAGTAGGAGTGCAAAAGGGTGCGGTACAAGAACAATTAGCAAAGGTGCAGCTTACAACTTCCGATATAAAACCACTTGGAAAAGTATCAGACCTTATGCTTTCTTTATCTACTAAAAAAGTTGATGCTGTAATTGTTGAATTACCTGTTGCAAAAGCATATGTGAAACAAAATTCATCTTTAGCATTATCAAAAATACAGCTTAAAACTGGAGAAGAGGGTTCGGCTGTAGCAGTAAAGAAAGGCAATGAAGATTTAGTAAGTTCAATAAATACCACTATTACTAAATTAATTAAAAATAAAGCTATTGATAAGTTAGTTACAGATGCGAATAGCATCACAGAATAG
- the zapA gene encoding cell division protein ZapA — translation MNVITIRINGNEYNLKGEEREEYLHMVASYVDKKIKNIMGNNEKLSTSSAAILTALNLGDDMFKSRSLCKELLSKSESLEKQDKEYALQLEDFKKQLNHMEAYNQELQNKFKNIENGEYVKTLEQENIRIGQELEVMKESTKICIEENRKIKVENKEIKFKLQSSKYKIIDLQNKLIEYQITLAKQRKISNPLLTRDKK, via the coding sequence ATGAACGTTATAACAATAAGGATAAATGGTAATGAATATAATTTAAAAGGTGAAGAAAGAGAAGAATATTTACATATGGTAGCTAGTTATGTTGATAAGAAAATAAAGAACATAATGGGTAACAATGAAAAGCTTAGCACTTCCTCAGCAGCAATTTTAACTGCTTTAAATTTAGGCGATGATATGTTCAAAAGTCGTTCACTTTGCAAGGAGCTTTTGAGTAAAAGCGAATCTTTAGAAAAGCAGGATAAGGAATATGCTTTGCAATTAGAAGATTTTAAAAAACAATTAAATCATATGGAAGCATATAATCAAGAATTGCAAAATAAATTCAAAAATATAGAAAATGGTGAGTATGTAAAAACCTTAGAGCAAGAGAATATAAGAATTGGGCAAGAATTAGAAGTAATGAAAGAGTCTACGAAAATATGTATTGAAGAAAATAGAAAAATAAAAGTAGAAAATAAAGAAATTAAATTTAAGCTCCAATCTTCTAAGTATAAAATAATTGATTTGCAAAACAAATTGATAGAATACCAAATTACTTTAGCTAAACAAAGGAAAATTAGTAATCCGCTTTTAACTAGGGATAAAAAATAA